In one window of Gossypium hirsutum isolate 1008001.06 chromosome A01, Gossypium_hirsutum_v2.1, whole genome shotgun sequence DNA:
- the LOC107934159 gene encoding phosphatidylinositol glycan anchor biosynthesis class U protein isoform X3: MQDLCTMVHLCYCLFLVLSPLIELKDSQIIFCTDVVSAMLIRATGQNLRLAYLRSLESLDLVKQIEVSEFLFSGDIAALIYLCNPFTIVACVGLSTSPIENMAVILCLYGACSRLIPLAAFGWVIATHLSLYPAILIIPVIFLLGCGPDSPPRKLFLQRHQQKEVLNQSKLPPRFSWGPVIHFAFWAFLWSVYVLVLCGISLKQFGGLWEMFKSTYGFILTVEDLSPNIGVLWYFFAEVFEFFRNFFLIVFHVNILFMILPLAIRLRHRPCYLAFVYVAICSMLKSYPSVGDSALYLGLLGWFVNELADMQFSLFLFCGYVGVSLLSPVMHNLWIWRGTGNANFYFATAMVYACLQIVLVVEGVSAMLNHDRKLRNLITGKPQDAKS; the protein is encoded by the exons ATGCAG GATCTATGTACCATGGTTCACCTTTGTTATTGTCTCTTCTTGGTCCTCTCACCATTAATAG AATTGAAGGACAGCCAAATCATCTTTTGTACAG ATGTTGTTAGTGCAATGCTTATTCGTGCTACTGGGCAAAATCTTCGGCTTGCTTATCTTCGTAGTTTGGAATCATTAGACCTTGTTAAACAAATAGAAGTTTCAG AGTTCCTCTTTTCAGGAGATATTGCCGCTCTTATCTACCTATGTAATCCTTTCACGATAGTTGCATGTGTGGGCTTGTCGACATCACCAATTGAAAATATGGCTGTTATTCTGTGCCTTTATGGAGCATGTTCAC GACTTATTCCCTTGGCGGCTTTTGGGTGGGTCATTGCAACTCATTTGTCTCTTTATCCTGCTATTCTGATAATTCCG GTGATCTTTTTATTAGGATGTGGTCCAGATTCTCCTCCTAGGAAATTGTTTCTGCAAAGGCACCAACAAAAAGAAGTGTTGAATCAGTCGAAGCTCCCTCCTCGTTTCTCATGGGGACCAGTCATTCATTTTGCATTTTGGGCTTTTCTGTGGTCAGTATATGTGTTGGTTCTGTGTGGCATTTCTTTGAAACAGTTTGGTGGTCTATGGGAGATGTTTAAAAG TACATATGGATTCATCCTCACCGTGGAAGATTTGTCTCCAAATATCGGTGTCTTATg GTACTTCTTTGCCgaagtttttgaatttttcaGGAACTTCTTTTTGATAGTTTTCCATgtcaatattttatttatgatattgccattagccattcggcttcgaCACCGGCCCTGCTACTTGGCTTTTGTATACGTTGCCATATGTTCCATGCTCAAGTCCTATCCATCA GTTGGAGATTCAGCACTGTACTTGGGTTTGTTGGGTTGGTTTGTTAACGAATTAGCAG ATATGCAATTCTCTCTCTTCCTCTTCTGTGGATATGTTGGGGTTTCTCTTCTTAGCCCTGTCATGCACAACCTATGGATATGGAGG GGCACAGGCAATGCAAACTTCTACTTCGCGACAGCTATGGTTTATGCTTGCTTGCAG ATTGTCTTAGTAGTTGAGGGTGTAAGCGCCATGTTAAACCACGACAGAAAGTTGAGAAACCTAATAACCGGGAAGCCCCAAGATGCCAAATCTTGA
- the LOC107934115 gene encoding polyol transporter 5 isoform X2, with the protein MSGFEADNNGVSISVAADHKTVADFEVSKKPKRNKFAFACSILASLASILLGCDIGVMSGAIIYIKDDLKISDVQVEILVGILNLYCLIGAYTAGRTSDWIGRRYTIIVAAAIFFVGALLMGFATNYAFLMVGRFVAGIGVGFALLIAPVYTAEVSPASSRGFLNSFPEVFINIGLLLGYVSNYAFSKLRLDLGWRVMLGAGAIPSIFLAIGILTMPESPRWLIMQGRLGEAKTVLDKTSDTKEEARGRLSDIKAAAGIPEDCIDDFVQVQKQTHGEGVWKELFLHPTPVVKHVLICTVGIHFFQQAIGLDSVVLYSPRIFEKAGITSSDHKLLATVAVGLSKTIFILVATFLLDKIGRRPLLLISSGGMVVILATLGFSLTIIGHSDNKITWAIGLCITMVLSSVAVFSIGMGPIAWVYSTEIFPLRLRAQGASIGVAVNRVTSGVISMSFISLYEAITIGEAFFLYAGVALVAFFFFFTFLPETQGKTLEEMEGLFGKLVGRREETQKLKRKRKMNEANHQIQLGNNLTTDRQC; encoded by the exons atgtctgGGTTTGAAGCAGACAACAATGGCGTCTCCATTTCAGTTGCAGCTGACCACAAAACTGTTGCAGATTTTGAGGTTTCGAAGAAACCTAAAAGGAACAAGTTTGCTTTTGCTTGTTCCATTCTTGCTTCTTTAGCTTCTATCTTGCTTGGATGTG ATATCGGAGTGATGAGTGGGgctattatttatataaaagatGATCTGAAAATCAGCGACGTTCAAGTTGAAATCCTCGTCGGAATTCTAAACTTGTATTGTCTTATTGGAGCATACACCGCCGGTAGGACCTCTGATTGGATAGGTCGCCGTTACACCATTATCGTCGCAGCCGCCATCTTCTTTGTAGGAGCTTTGCTCATGGGGTTCGCCACGAACTACGCTTTCCTCATGGTCGGCCGTTTCGTCGCTGGAATCGGCGTCGGTTTTGCCTTACTGATTGCTCCGGTATACACCGCCGAAGTCTCTCCGGCATCCTCTCGTGGCTTTCTCAACTCATTCCCCGAGGT TTTTATTAATATTGGTTTATTGTTGGGGTACGTTTCCAACTATGCATTTTCGAAGCTACGACTCGACTTAGGATGGCGGGTAATGCTTGGCGCCGGTGCTATTCCATCGATTTTCTTGGCTATTGGGATTCTTACAATGCCTGAGTCACCTCGTTGGCTGATTATGCAAGGTCGATTAGGTGAAGCTAAGACTGTTCTCGACAAAACTTCAGACACCAAAGAAGAAGCCCGTGGTCGACTTAGTGACATCAAAGCTGCAGCCGGAATCCCAGAAGATTGCATCGATGACTTTGTCCAGGTCCAAAAGCAGACCCATGGCGAAGGTGTGTGGAAAGAATTATTTTTACACCCTACACCAGTTGTTAAACACGTGTTGATTTGCACCGTTGGGATCCATTTCTTCCAACAAGCTATAGGCTTAGACTCTGTCGTATTATATAGTCCTAGGATCTTTGAAAAAGCTGGGATCACATCGTCAGACCATAAGCTACTTGCCACTGTGGCCGTTGGACTTTCCAAGACGATCTTCATCTTAGTGGCGACATTTTTACTTGACAAAATCGGGCGACGTCCGTTGCTCCTCATCAGTTCTGGTGGCATGGTCGTTATATTGGCTACACTCGGATTTTCATTAACGATCATTGGCCATTCAGACAACAAAATAACTTGGGCTATCGGATTGTGCATCACCATGGTTTTATCTTCTGTGGCAGTTTTCTCGATAGGGATGGGACCCATTGCGTGGGTGTATAGCACGGAGATCTTCCCCTTAAGGCTACGCGCTCAGGGAGCGAGTATAGGAGTGGCGGTTAACAGGGTGACCAGTGGTGTAATCTCGATgagttttatttcattatacGAAGCTATTACCATCGGCGAAGCATTTTTCTTATACGCCGGGGTTGCGTTGGTggcgtttttctttttcttcacttTCTTACCAGAGACTCAAGGGAAAACACTTGAGGAGATGGAAGGGCTTTTTGGTAAATTGGTGGGACGGAGGGAGGAGACTCAAAAGTTGAAGAGAAAAAGGAAGATGAATGAAGCTAACCATCAGATCCAGTTAGGCAATAATTTAACTACAGATCGCCAATGTTAG
- the LOC107934159 gene encoding phosphatidylinositol glycan anchor biosynthesis class U protein isoform X2 produces MEKVKKKIGSFSFWNWVTASIIFRLILIYFPKNLNLSSRPEVSTPLTSFRRLAEGYWLKQSFMSPYAGSMYHGSPLLLSLLGPLTINRIEGQPNHLLYSLVSVIADVVSAMLIRATGQNLRLAYLRSLESLDLVKQIEVSGDIAALIYLCNPFTIVACVGLSTSPIENMAVILCLYGACSRLIPLAAFGWVIATHLSLYPAILIIPVIFLLGCGPDSPPRKLFLQRHQQKEVLNQSKLPPRFSWGPVIHFAFWAFLWSVYVLVLCGISLKQFGGLWEMFKSTYGFILTVEDLSPNIGVLWYFFAEVFEFFRNFFLIVFHVNILFMILPLAIRLRHRPCYLAFVYVAICSMLKSYPSVGDSALYLGLLGWFVNELADMQFSLFLFCGYVGVSLLSPVMHNLWIWRGTGNANFYFATAMVYACLQIVLVVEGVSAMLNHDRKLRNLITGKPQDAKS; encoded by the exons atggagaaagTGAAGAAGAAAATAGGATCGTTTTCGTTTTGGAATTGGGTGACAGCTTCGATCATCTTCAGATTGATTCTAATTTACTTCCCCAAAAACCTCAATCTATCTTCTCGTCCCGAAGTTTCCACTCCGCTCACCAGCTTCCGCCGCC TGGCTGAAGGTTACTGGTTAAAACAGTCGTTTATGTCTCCTTATGCAG GATCTATGTACCATGGTTCACCTTTGTTATTGTCTCTTCTTGGTCCTCTCACCATTAATAG AATTGAAGGACAGCCAAATCATCTTTTGTACAG TTTGGTTTCTGTGATTGCAGATGTTGTTAGTGCAATGCTTATTCGTGCTACTGGGCAAAATCTTCGGCTTGCTTATCTTCGTAGTTTGGAATCATTAGACCTTGTTAAACAAATAGAAGTTTCAG GAGATATTGCCGCTCTTATCTACCTATGTAATCCTTTCACGATAGTTGCATGTGTGGGCTTGTCGACATCACCAATTGAAAATATGGCTGTTATTCTGTGCCTTTATGGAGCATGTTCAC GACTTATTCCCTTGGCGGCTTTTGGGTGGGTCATTGCAACTCATTTGTCTCTTTATCCTGCTATTCTGATAATTCCG GTGATCTTTTTATTAGGATGTGGTCCAGATTCTCCTCCTAGGAAATTGTTTCTGCAAAGGCACCAACAAAAAGAAGTGTTGAATCAGTCGAAGCTCCCTCCTCGTTTCTCATGGGGACCAGTCATTCATTTTGCATTTTGGGCTTTTCTGTGGTCAGTATATGTGTTGGTTCTGTGTGGCATTTCTTTGAAACAGTTTGGTGGTCTATGGGAGATGTTTAAAAG TACATATGGATTCATCCTCACCGTGGAAGATTTGTCTCCAAATATCGGTGTCTTATg GTACTTCTTTGCCgaagtttttgaatttttcaGGAACTTCTTTTTGATAGTTTTCCATgtcaatattttatttatgatattgccattagccattcggcttcgaCACCGGCCCTGCTACTTGGCTTTTGTATACGTTGCCATATGTTCCATGCTCAAGTCCTATCCATCA GTTGGAGATTCAGCACTGTACTTGGGTTTGTTGGGTTGGTTTGTTAACGAATTAGCAG ATATGCAATTCTCTCTCTTCCTCTTCTGTGGATATGTTGGGGTTTCTCTTCTTAGCCCTGTCATGCACAACCTATGGATATGGAGG GGCACAGGCAATGCAAACTTCTACTTCGCGACAGCTATGGTTTATGCTTGCTTGCAG ATTGTCTTAGTAGTTGAGGGTGTAAGCGCCATGTTAAACCACGACAGAAAGTTGAGAAACCTAATAACCGGGAAGCCCCAAGATGCCAAATCTTGA
- the LOC107934159 gene encoding phosphatidylinositol glycan anchor biosynthesis class U protein isoform X4 yields the protein MQDLCTMVHLCYCLFLVLSPLIELKDSQIIFCTDVVSAMLIRATGQNLRLAYLRSLESLDLVKQIEVSGDIAALIYLCNPFTIVACVGLSTSPIENMAVILCLYGACSRLIPLAAFGWVIATHLSLYPAILIIPVIFLLGCGPDSPPRKLFLQRHQQKEVLNQSKLPPRFSWGPVIHFAFWAFLWSVYVLVLCGISLKQFGGLWEMFKSTYGFILTVEDLSPNIGVLWYFFAEVFEFFRNFFLIVFHVNILFMILPLAIRLRHRPCYLAFVYVAICSMLKSYPSVGDSALYLGLLGWFVNELADMQFSLFLFCGYVGVSLLSPVMHNLWIWRGTGNANFYFATAMVYACLQIVLVVEGVSAMLNHDRKLRNLITGKPQDAKS from the exons ATGCAG GATCTATGTACCATGGTTCACCTTTGTTATTGTCTCTTCTTGGTCCTCTCACCATTAATAG AATTGAAGGACAGCCAAATCATCTTTTGTACAG ATGTTGTTAGTGCAATGCTTATTCGTGCTACTGGGCAAAATCTTCGGCTTGCTTATCTTCGTAGTTTGGAATCATTAGACCTTGTTAAACAAATAGAAGTTTCAG GAGATATTGCCGCTCTTATCTACCTATGTAATCCTTTCACGATAGTTGCATGTGTGGGCTTGTCGACATCACCAATTGAAAATATGGCTGTTATTCTGTGCCTTTATGGAGCATGTTCAC GACTTATTCCCTTGGCGGCTTTTGGGTGGGTCATTGCAACTCATTTGTCTCTTTATCCTGCTATTCTGATAATTCCG GTGATCTTTTTATTAGGATGTGGTCCAGATTCTCCTCCTAGGAAATTGTTTCTGCAAAGGCACCAACAAAAAGAAGTGTTGAATCAGTCGAAGCTCCCTCCTCGTTTCTCATGGGGACCAGTCATTCATTTTGCATTTTGGGCTTTTCTGTGGTCAGTATATGTGTTGGTTCTGTGTGGCATTTCTTTGAAACAGTTTGGTGGTCTATGGGAGATGTTTAAAAG TACATATGGATTCATCCTCACCGTGGAAGATTTGTCTCCAAATATCGGTGTCTTATg GTACTTCTTTGCCgaagtttttgaatttttcaGGAACTTCTTTTTGATAGTTTTCCATgtcaatattttatttatgatattgccattagccattcggcttcgaCACCGGCCCTGCTACTTGGCTTTTGTATACGTTGCCATATGTTCCATGCTCAAGTCCTATCCATCA GTTGGAGATTCAGCACTGTACTTGGGTTTGTTGGGTTGGTTTGTTAACGAATTAGCAG ATATGCAATTCTCTCTCTTCCTCTTCTGTGGATATGTTGGGGTTTCTCTTCTTAGCCCTGTCATGCACAACCTATGGATATGGAGG GGCACAGGCAATGCAAACTTCTACTTCGCGACAGCTATGGTTTATGCTTGCTTGCAG ATTGTCTTAGTAGTTGAGGGTGTAAGCGCCATGTTAAACCACGACAGAAAGTTGAGAAACCTAATAACCGGGAAGCCCCAAGATGCCAAATCTTGA
- the LOC107934115 gene encoding polyol transporter 5 isoform X1 — protein sequence MSGFEADNNGVSISVAADHKTVADFEVSKKPKRNKFAFACSILASLASILLGCDIGVMSGAIIYIKDDLKISDVQVEILVGILNLYCLIGAYTAGRTSDWIGRRYTIIVAAAIFFVGALLMGFATNYAFLMVGRFVAGIGVGFALLIAPVYTAEVSPASSRGFLNSFPELRLDLGWRVMLGAGAIPSIFLAIGILTMPESPRWLIMQGRLGEAKTVLDKTSDTKEEARGRLSDIKAAAGIPEDCIDDFVQVQKQTHGEGVWKELFLHPTPVVKHVLICTVGIHFFQQAIGLDSVVLYSPRIFEKAGITSSDHKLLATVAVGLSKTIFILVATFLLDKIGRRPLLLISSGGMVVILATLGFSLTIIGHSDNKITWAIGLCITMVLSSVAVFSIGMGPIAWVYSTEIFPLRLRAQGASIGVAVNRVTSGVISMSFISLYEAITIGEAFFLYAGVALVAFFFFFTFLPETQGKTLEEMEGLFGKLVGRREETQKLKRKRKMNEANHQIQLGNNLTTDRQC from the exons atgtctgGGTTTGAAGCAGACAACAATGGCGTCTCCATTTCAGTTGCAGCTGACCACAAAACTGTTGCAGATTTTGAGGTTTCGAAGAAACCTAAAAGGAACAAGTTTGCTTTTGCTTGTTCCATTCTTGCTTCTTTAGCTTCTATCTTGCTTGGATGTG ATATCGGAGTGATGAGTGGGgctattatttatataaaagatGATCTGAAAATCAGCGACGTTCAAGTTGAAATCCTCGTCGGAATTCTAAACTTGTATTGTCTTATTGGAGCATACACCGCCGGTAGGACCTCTGATTGGATAGGTCGCCGTTACACCATTATCGTCGCAGCCGCCATCTTCTTTGTAGGAGCTTTGCTCATGGGGTTCGCCACGAACTACGCTTTCCTCATGGTCGGCCGTTTCGTCGCTGGAATCGGCGTCGGTTTTGCCTTACTGATTGCTCCGGTATACACCGCCGAAGTCTCTCCGGCATCCTCTCGTGGCTTTCTCAACTCATTCCCCGAG CTACGACTCGACTTAGGATGGCGGGTAATGCTTGGCGCCGGTGCTATTCCATCGATTTTCTTGGCTATTGGGATTCTTACAATGCCTGAGTCACCTCGTTGGCTGATTATGCAAGGTCGATTAGGTGAAGCTAAGACTGTTCTCGACAAAACTTCAGACACCAAAGAAGAAGCCCGTGGTCGACTTAGTGACATCAAAGCTGCAGCCGGAATCCCAGAAGATTGCATCGATGACTTTGTCCAGGTCCAAAAGCAGACCCATGGCGAAGGTGTGTGGAAAGAATTATTTTTACACCCTACACCAGTTGTTAAACACGTGTTGATTTGCACCGTTGGGATCCATTTCTTCCAACAAGCTATAGGCTTAGACTCTGTCGTATTATATAGTCCTAGGATCTTTGAAAAAGCTGGGATCACATCGTCAGACCATAAGCTACTTGCCACTGTGGCCGTTGGACTTTCCAAGACGATCTTCATCTTAGTGGCGACATTTTTACTTGACAAAATCGGGCGACGTCCGTTGCTCCTCATCAGTTCTGGTGGCATGGTCGTTATATTGGCTACACTCGGATTTTCATTAACGATCATTGGCCATTCAGACAACAAAATAACTTGGGCTATCGGATTGTGCATCACCATGGTTTTATCTTCTGTGGCAGTTTTCTCGATAGGGATGGGACCCATTGCGTGGGTGTATAGCACGGAGATCTTCCCCTTAAGGCTACGCGCTCAGGGAGCGAGTATAGGAGTGGCGGTTAACAGGGTGACCAGTGGTGTAATCTCGATgagttttatttcattatacGAAGCTATTACCATCGGCGAAGCATTTTTCTTATACGCCGGGGTTGCGTTGGTggcgtttttctttttcttcacttTCTTACCAGAGACTCAAGGGAAAACACTTGAGGAGATGGAAGGGCTTTTTGGTAAATTGGTGGGACGGAGGGAGGAGACTCAAAAGTTGAAGAGAAAAAGGAAGATGAATGAAGCTAACCATCAGATCCAGTTAGGCAATAATTTAACTACAGATCGCCAATGTTAG
- the LOC107934159 gene encoding phosphatidylinositol glycan anchor biosynthesis class U protein isoform X1, which yields MEKVKKKIGSFSFWNWVTASIIFRLILIYFPKNLNLSSRPEVSTPLTSFRRLAEGYWLKQSFMSPYAGSMYHGSPLLLSLLGPLTINRIEGQPNHLLYSLVSVIADVVSAMLIRATGQNLRLAYLRSLESLDLVKQIEVSEFLFSGDIAALIYLCNPFTIVACVGLSTSPIENMAVILCLYGACSRLIPLAAFGWVIATHLSLYPAILIIPVIFLLGCGPDSPPRKLFLQRHQQKEVLNQSKLPPRFSWGPVIHFAFWAFLWSVYVLVLCGISLKQFGGLWEMFKSTYGFILTVEDLSPNIGVLWYFFAEVFEFFRNFFLIVFHVNILFMILPLAIRLRHRPCYLAFVYVAICSMLKSYPSVGDSALYLGLLGWFVNELADMQFSLFLFCGYVGVSLLSPVMHNLWIWRGTGNANFYFATAMVYACLQIVLVVEGVSAMLNHDRKLRNLITGKPQDAKS from the exons atggagaaagTGAAGAAGAAAATAGGATCGTTTTCGTTTTGGAATTGGGTGACAGCTTCGATCATCTTCAGATTGATTCTAATTTACTTCCCCAAAAACCTCAATCTATCTTCTCGTCCCGAAGTTTCCACTCCGCTCACCAGCTTCCGCCGCC TGGCTGAAGGTTACTGGTTAAAACAGTCGTTTATGTCTCCTTATGCAG GATCTATGTACCATGGTTCACCTTTGTTATTGTCTCTTCTTGGTCCTCTCACCATTAATAG AATTGAAGGACAGCCAAATCATCTTTTGTACAG TTTGGTTTCTGTGATTGCAGATGTTGTTAGTGCAATGCTTATTCGTGCTACTGGGCAAAATCTTCGGCTTGCTTATCTTCGTAGTTTGGAATCATTAGACCTTGTTAAACAAATAGAAGTTTCAG AGTTCCTCTTTTCAGGAGATATTGCCGCTCTTATCTACCTATGTAATCCTTTCACGATAGTTGCATGTGTGGGCTTGTCGACATCACCAATTGAAAATATGGCTGTTATTCTGTGCCTTTATGGAGCATGTTCAC GACTTATTCCCTTGGCGGCTTTTGGGTGGGTCATTGCAACTCATTTGTCTCTTTATCCTGCTATTCTGATAATTCCG GTGATCTTTTTATTAGGATGTGGTCCAGATTCTCCTCCTAGGAAATTGTTTCTGCAAAGGCACCAACAAAAAGAAGTGTTGAATCAGTCGAAGCTCCCTCCTCGTTTCTCATGGGGACCAGTCATTCATTTTGCATTTTGGGCTTTTCTGTGGTCAGTATATGTGTTGGTTCTGTGTGGCATTTCTTTGAAACAGTTTGGTGGTCTATGGGAGATGTTTAAAAG TACATATGGATTCATCCTCACCGTGGAAGATTTGTCTCCAAATATCGGTGTCTTATg GTACTTCTTTGCCgaagtttttgaatttttcaGGAACTTCTTTTTGATAGTTTTCCATgtcaatattttatttatgatattgccattagccattcggcttcgaCACCGGCCCTGCTACTTGGCTTTTGTATACGTTGCCATATGTTCCATGCTCAAGTCCTATCCATCA GTTGGAGATTCAGCACTGTACTTGGGTTTGTTGGGTTGGTTTGTTAACGAATTAGCAG ATATGCAATTCTCTCTCTTCCTCTTCTGTGGATATGTTGGGGTTTCTCTTCTTAGCCCTGTCATGCACAACCTATGGATATGGAGG GGCACAGGCAATGCAAACTTCTACTTCGCGACAGCTATGGTTTATGCTTGCTTGCAG ATTGTCTTAGTAGTTGAGGGTGTAAGCGCCATGTTAAACCACGACAGAAAGTTGAGAAACCTAATAACCGGGAAGCCCCAAGATGCCAAATCTTGA
- the LOC107934142 gene encoding transcription factor GTE7 — MALAVLANRSESNWPPQPKNSVVDFMGKAPFTAKKPNRNPKFNKKRHIYRQFAQLDDVGGHVVDDPPAVTQSAASDDASSINRKINDFSSGAYVSFPISSFTRKELIDLKNRLISELEQIREFKNRIQSNDFHARFSSTKKPLPKKNISGNKRPLPPNFSKELKRLNPQENGKASRAHLMKNCFQILSKLMKHKHGYIFNSPVDVVGLGLHDYYAIIKNPMDLGTVKSRLAKNFYGSLLDFAADVRLTFNNAMLYNPKGHEVYALAEQLLARFEELFRPLGLKLEEQEDPQEMNYYEEELQASSWDHGEAERMKKDWEIDKEDSINIASRSDKIGGVSGFVSNQNAPPSQMQLQPPERMASPVRPPPVKPVKLPKPKAKDPNKREMTMEEKQKLGIGLQSLPQEKMDNVVHIIRKRSGHLRQDGDEIELDIEAMDTETLWELDRFVTNYKKMVSKIKRQALMANNVASNDSNRRETTVEKMDVAMEMKKPKKGDAGDEDVDIGDEMPMSSFPPVEIEKDNDRASSSSSSSSSSSSGSSSSSGSDSGSSSGSDSDADDARS, encoded by the exons ATGGCGTTGGCAGTGTTGGCgaatcgaagtgagtcaaattgGCCACCACAGCCGAAGAACAGTGTTGTCGATTTCATGGGCAAAGCTCCCTTTACAGCGAAAAAACCAAACCGTAACCCTAAATTCAACAAGAAACGTCATATCTACCGTCAATTCGCGCAACTTGATGACGTTGGAGGCCATGTCGTTGATGATCCCCCTGCCGTGACTCAATCCGCGGCTTCTGATGATGCGTCGTCGATTAATCGGAAAATAAACGATTTCAGCTCCGGCGCTTATGTTAGCTTCCCCATCAGCTCATTTACGAGGAAGGAGTTGATTGATCTGAAGAATCGGTTGATTTCCGAGTTGGAGCAGATTCGTGAATTTAAGAATCGAATCCAATCAAATGATTTTCACGCTAGATTCAGCTCCACGAAGAAACCCTTGCCCAAAAAGAACATTTCTGGCAACAAACGGCCATTGCCCCCAAATTTCAGCAAAGAATTGAAGAGATTGAACCCTCAAGAGAACGGGAAAGCTTCTAGGGCACATTTGATGAAGAATTGTTTTCAAATCTTGAGCAAATTGATGAAGCACAAGCATGGGTATATCTTCAATTCACCGGTGGATGTCGTTGGGTTGGGGCTTCATGATTATTATGCTATAATCAAGAACCCCATGGATCTGGGCACTGTTAAATCGAGGCTCGCGAAGAACTTTTATGGGTCTCTATTGGATTTCGCAGCTGATGTAAGGCTGACTTTCAATAATGCCATGTTGTATAATCCAAAAGGGCATGAGGTTTATGCGTTGGCTGAGCAGCTTCTTGCGAGATTCGAGGAATTGTTCCGCCCTTTGGGTTTGAAATTGGAAGAGCAAGAAGATCCACAAGAAATGAATTATTACGAGGAAGAGTTACAAGCAAGTTCTTGGGATCACGGGGAAGCTGAGAGAATGAAGAAAGATTGGGAAATTGATAAGGAAGATTCCATTAACATTGCGTCAAGATCTGATAAAATTGGCGGGGTTTCGGGCTTCGTTTCGAACCAGAATGCACCACCATCGCAGATGCAGTTGCAGCCACCAGAAAGGATGGCTTCTCCGGTGAGGCCTCCACCGGTTAAGCCAGTGAAGCTGCCAAAGCCGAAAGCTAAGGATCCAAACAAGAGGGAAATGACAATGGAGGAGAAGCAAAAGTTGGGGATTGGATTGCAGAGCTTACCACAGGAGAAAATGGATAATGTTGTTCATATTATAAGGAAAAGGAGCGGGCATTTGAGGCAAGATGGGGATGAGATTGAGCTCGATATCGAGGCAATGGATACAGAGACACTGTGGGAGTTGGATCGGTTTGTCACTAATTATAAGAAGATGGTCAGCAAGATCAAGCGACAAGCTTTGATGGCAAACAATGTTGCATCTAATGACAGCAATAGG AGAGAAACAACTGTGGAGAAGATGGATGTTGCAATGGAGATGAAGAAGCCAAAGAAAGGTGATGCCGGCGATGAAGATGTTGACATCGGGGATGAAATGCCAATGAGCAGTTTTCCACCTGTGGAGATCGAGAAAGATAATGACCGTGCCAGTAGCAGTTCAAGCAGCTCCAGCAGTTCAAGCAGTGGTTCATCGTCGTCAAGCG GTTCCGATTCTGGGAGTTCTTCGGGGAGTGATTCTGATGCTGATGATGCTCGGTCATAA